A single genomic interval of Alkalibacter saccharofermentans DSM 14828 harbors:
- a CDS encoding ABC-F family ATP-binding cassette domain-containing protein: MSILTVKNLNHGYGGREILKDVSFRLLKGEHVGLVGANGEGKSSFMNIITGKLEPDEGQIEWAKRVRVGYLDQHAVLEKGMSIIDALRGAFKYLFDMEQEMQDLYMKMGGVSEDELASIMEDVGTIQDILDHNDFYFIDSKVGETARGLGLDEIGLEKDVDDLSGGQRTKVLLAKLLLEKPDILMLDEPTNYLDEQHIVWLKRYLQEYENAFLLISHDIPFLNSVVNLIYHVEDKEVTRYVGDYNDFERVYEAKKTQLEAAHKRQQQEIAELEDFVARNKARVATRNMAMSRQKKLDKMDIIELAREKPKPEFNFKDGRTAGKLIFESKDLVIGYDAPLSRPINLKMERGQRIAITGANGIGKTTFLKSILGQIKPFEGEVELGDTLEIGYFEQEVKKKNKRSCIEEIWQEFPSWTQFEVRSALAKCGLTTDHIESKVMVLSGGEQAKVRLCKILNRESNILLLDEPTNHLDSDAKEELKRALKKYKGGVLLISHEPEFYQDVATEIWNLEQYSTKL, translated from the coding sequence ATGAGCATATTAACGGTAAAAAACCTGAACCACGGTTATGGTGGCAGGGAGATTTTAAAAGATGTTTCCTTCAGGCTTCTTAAAGGTGAACACGTTGGCTTGGTAGGAGCAAATGGTGAAGGTAAATCTTCTTTTATGAACATAATAACAGGTAAGCTTGAGCCTGATGAAGGTCAGATTGAGTGGGCAAAGAGAGTTAGAGTAGGATACTTGGACCAGCATGCGGTGCTAGAAAAGGGTATGAGCATCATAGATGCCCTAAGAGGTGCATTTAAGTATCTGTTTGATATGGAACAGGAAATGCAGGATTTATATATGAAGATGGGTGGGGTATCTGAGGATGAATTAGCTTCTATTATGGAAGATGTCGGAACCATTCAGGATATATTAGACCATAATGACTTTTATTTTATTGACTCAAAGGTAGGAGAAACAGCCAGAGGACTGGGTCTTGATGAAATAGGATTAGAAAAGGATGTAGATGACTTAAGTGGTGGTCAGAGAACAAAAGTCCTTTTAGCGAAGCTGCTTTTAGAAAAGCCGGATATACTTATGCTGGACGAACCAACCAACTATTTAGATGAGCAACATATAGTATGGCTTAAGAGATATCTTCAGGAATATGAAAATGCTTTTTTGCTTATATCCCATGATATTCCATTCTTAAACAGTGTGGTAAACCTTATATATCATGTAGAGGATAAAGAGGTAACCCGTTATGTAGGAGATTATAACGATTTTGAAAGGGTTTATGAGGCTAAAAAAACTCAACTTGAAGCAGCGCATAAGAGACAACAACAGGAGATTGCAGAGCTTGAAGATTTTGTCGCTAGAAATAAAGCTAGGGTTGCAACAAGAAATATGGCTATGTCGAGACAGAAGAAGTTGGATAAGATGGATATTATAGAGTTGGCAAGGGAGAAACCAAAGCCGGAGTTTAATTTCAAAGATGGAAGAACTGCCGGTAAGCTAATATTTGAATCCAAGGATCTAGTCATTGGATATGACGCGCCCTTATCCAGGCCAATAAATCTTAAGATGGAAAGGGGTCAAAGAATTGCCATAACAGGAGCCAACGGAATTGGCAAGACTACTTTTTTGAAATCTATATTAGGGCAAATAAAACCTTTTGAAGGTGAAGTCGAATTGGGAGACACTCTGGAAATTGGATACTTTGAACAGGAGGTTAAAAAAAAGAATAAAAGATCTTGCATAGAGGAGATATGGCAGGAGTTTCCAAGCTGGACACAGTTTGAAGTAAGGTCAGCATTGGCTAAATGCGGGCTTACTACTGATCATATTGAATCTAAAGTAATGGTACTAAGTGGTGGGGAGCAAGCCAAGGTAAGACTTTGTAAGATTTTAAATAGAGAGTCTAATATATTGCTTCTGGATGAGCCTACAAACCACCTGGATTCAGATGCAAAAGAAGAATTAAAAAGAGCTTTAAAAAAATACAAGGGCGGGGTACTGCTGATATCCCACGAACCGGAATTCTATCAAGATGTAGCCACTGAAATTTGGAATCTAGAGCAGTACTCAACAAAGCTTTAA
- a CDS encoding carboxymuconolactone decarboxylase family protein gives MGNTAFIKPPAKIPFFIKLGIAISKKITKKDLLAPKLLAWYPKAAFSSGVLEAMVAHGNNDLNKRILKLIRIQSSISIACPFCLDMNSFEYEKNGISDEEMSNLVNQVNLDLIETFSLKEKLALEYTIRISKTPVDVPLSFFEKLRSEFTEREIVILASTAAQVNYWARLLKSLGVPPAGFSDQCDLSD, from the coding sequence ATGGGCAATACTGCCTTTATTAAACCGCCAGCTAAAATTCCGTTTTTTATTAAGCTTGGCATAGCCATTTCAAAAAAAATCACAAAAAAAGATTTATTGGCACCCAAACTTCTGGCGTGGTATCCTAAGGCTGCTTTTAGTTCCGGTGTTCTTGAAGCTATGGTAGCACATGGCAATAATGACTTAAACAAACGAATTCTAAAGCTTATCAGAATCCAATCCTCGATTTCAATAGCATGCCCATTTTGTCTTGACATGAATTCCTTTGAGTATGAAAAAAACGGGATTTCTGATGAGGAAATGTCAAACTTGGTCAATCAGGTTAATTTAGATTTAATTGAAACCTTTTCACTAAAAGAAAAACTTGCACTGGAGTACACTATTAGAATATCGAAGACTCCGGTTGATGTGCCTCTATCTTTTTTTGAAAAACTAAGATCAGAATTTACAGAGCGGGAAATTGTTATTTTGGCCAGTACAGCTGCACAAGTAAATTATTGGGCAAGACTATTGAAGTCATTGGGAGTTCCACCTGCTGGATTTTCAGATCAATGTGATCTATCTGATTGA
- a CDS encoding HD-GYP domain-containing protein, giving the protein MVFDINEFLEAISNVLDVIETDIFGVPTNHSKRLACITNRLARVMNFSMEMQYDLAALSILHDNGASLKILHDSLLGNAKAKQNIIESSKEHCRIGENNISSFPFLTSPKNVILYHHEKFDGSGFFGLKGHEIPLMSQLINLADTLDLEFDLGNVYKNGGHHEEIIVFIKDHAGTHFAPDLSENALKVISENELWASLSDEKIDETLKLAIPAHKREMSYKEIHDITKIFSHIIDAKSKFTMMHSSELTKLMSRMAKFYNIKGDEFWKLIIASDLHDLGKLGISNSILDKPGPLTDEEFSKIKEHPVTAKQNLEEVQGFGEISEWAYNHHEKLNGTGYPRGLGADELDFNSRLLACLDIYQALGEIRPYREAMTHDESIKIMRRMVDEGLIDPEITEDIAKQLQPTN; this is encoded by the coding sequence ATGGTTTTTGATATTAACGAATTTTTAGAAGCTATTTCAAACGTACTGGATGTAATAGAAACAGATATTTTTGGTGTACCAACAAACCATTCAAAAAGATTGGCTTGCATAACAAACCGACTCGCGCGTGTCATGAATTTTTCAATGGAAATGCAATACGACCTGGCTGCACTTTCAATACTTCATGATAATGGTGCCAGCCTTAAAATTCTGCATGATAGTTTATTGGGGAATGCGAAAGCCAAACAGAATATAATAGAAAGCAGTAAAGAGCACTGCAGGATAGGAGAGAATAATATAAGTAGCTTTCCATTTTTAACATCACCTAAAAATGTTATCCTCTATCATCACGAAAAATTTGATGGCTCTGGTTTTTTTGGCCTTAAGGGGCATGAAATACCGCTGATGTCCCAATTAATAAATTTAGCGGACACTTTAGATCTTGAATTTGATCTTGGAAACGTTTATAAAAATGGTGGACATCACGAAGAAATAATAGTATTTATTAAAGATCATGCTGGAACCCATTTCGCTCCGGATTTGTCTGAGAACGCTTTAAAGGTTATTAGCGAAAACGAATTATGGGCGAGTCTCTCTGATGAAAAGATAGATGAAACTCTTAAACTTGCGATTCCAGCACATAAAAGAGAGATGAGCTATAAAGAAATTCACGATATAACAAAAATATTTTCTCATATAATAGATGCCAAATCAAAATTCACAATGATGCATTCATCAGAATTGACAAAACTGATGAGTCGGATGGCGAAATTTTATAATATCAAAGGAGATGAATTTTGGAAATTAATAATAGCTTCAGACTTGCATGATCTAGGAAAACTTGGAATCAGCAATTCTATTTTGGATAAGCCAGGGCCTCTTACTGATGAAGAGTTTAGTAAAATCAAAGAACATCCGGTAACAGCAAAACAAAATCTGGAGGAAGTACAGGGATTTGGTGAAATTTCGGAGTGGGCATATAATCATCACGAGAAACTTAATGGAACGGGGTACCCCAGAGGCTTAGGTGCTGATGAACTTGATTTTAATTCCCGACTATTGGCTTGCCTAGACATCTACCAGGCACTTGGAGAAATACGTCCATATAGAGAAGCTATGACACATGATGAATCAATAAAAATTATGAGGCGCATGGTGGATGAAGGTCTAATCGATCCTGAAATTACAGAGGATATCGCGAAGCAATTGCAACCTACTAATTGA
- the surE gene encoding 5'/3'-nucleotidase SurE, which produces MNNRPLILITNDDGVHSPGLLALIEAAYGLGDLLVIAPENQQTNMGRGALAGENVGRIRIKKINTQIGQIESYAILGSPAQAVAHGILELSERTPDICLSGINYGENLGLAYTCSGTLGAAFEADSFGIRSIAFSRAIPFEKQRSNQFHKMDWEIVKSLARKIIFDAINEGIIYGARILNVNFPEFTEQETEMRITKQANMNCGKYVNPGNRDLNNALMLQWIKNSEISKAPEDTDIYAIHFDNVISLTPLTPIMSIPI; this is translated from the coding sequence ATGAATAATCGACCTTTGATTCTGATAACGAATGATGATGGAGTTCATTCTCCTGGGTTGCTAGCTCTTATTGAAGCAGCATACGGTCTTGGAGATTTGCTCGTAATTGCACCAGAAAATCAGCAAACAAATATGGGCAGAGGCGCATTGGCTGGGGAAAATGTAGGAAGAATCAGAATTAAAAAAATAAACACCCAAATAGGGCAAATCGAGTCTTACGCAATACTAGGATCACCGGCACAAGCTGTAGCTCATGGAATATTGGAGTTGAGCGAGAGAACACCTGATATTTGTTTAAGTGGAATCAATTATGGAGAAAATTTAGGGTTGGCTTACACTTGTAGCGGTACGCTAGGTGCTGCTTTTGAAGCAGATAGCTTTGGCATCAGGTCAATAGCTTTTTCCAGAGCAATTCCTTTTGAAAAACAAAGATCTAATCAATTTCATAAAATGGACTGGGAAATAGTTAAATCTCTTGCACGAAAAATCATATTTGATGCTATTAATGAAGGAATTATTTATGGAGCAAGAATACTAAACGTAAATTTTCCTGAGTTTACGGAACAGGAAACAGAGATGCGGATAACAAAACAAGCAAATATGAACTGTGGAAAATATGTAAACCCAGGTAATCGAGACTTAAATAATGCATTGATGTTGCAGTGGATAAAAAATTCAGAAATATCAAAGGCGCCTGAAGATACTGACATATATGCTATTCATTTTGACAATGTGATCTCATTGACACCATTAACGCCTATTATGTCTATACCTATTTAA
- a CDS encoding BCCT family transporter: MIQNKKQKDDNRKLKPIVFFPAFLLLIFTIVLNFVNYDAFISITTKAKDFMVIDMGWMYNLIGIMCLVMIILAYLSPLGNVKLGGPSAKPMLKKSSWFAITICTTIAAGILFWGTSEPIWHLAYPPESLGIEPMSNQAAKFAMETMYLHWTFIPYAIYAVPTIVFAFAYYNMKRSFSVGSQISPLVSENKQKKLSVIIDAVVLFTVAAGISSSLGTAILNMGGGLNAVFGVENGKTLWIFLTIIATLVFMISSGTGLMRGIKYLSDANMYIYYLILSILLFIGPTAYYAGLGTEAFGGFLDGIFSKAMFTGTSSGDTWASSWTMFYWSNWLAWAPVSAVFLARISYGYKIKDVIVINFIAPSIFSVLWMTIISGTALNFQLTGRVDVLGKMNELGSEAAVYAVLGELPFSGMLSILFLVAIFISFITATDSTTNAMASICTTGIKGGEEEAPLFIKIIWGSTVGLVALVFISTLGIDGIRMMSYLGGFPALFLGIFTILSLFVIIQNPCKFDKYAKVDIDKEKYNE; the protein is encoded by the coding sequence ATGATTCAAAATAAAAAGCAAAAAGACGATAATCGAAAACTAAAGCCGATAGTATTTTTCCCAGCATTTTTACTTTTAATATTCACAATTGTACTTAATTTTGTTAATTATGATGCTTTCATAAGTATAACAACCAAAGCTAAGGATTTTATGGTGATTGACATGGGGTGGATGTACAATTTAATCGGCATCATGTGTCTTGTTATGATTATATTGGCATATTTATCACCGTTGGGAAATGTAAAATTAGGAGGTCCATCTGCAAAACCGATGCTTAAGAAATCGTCTTGGTTTGCAATAACAATCTGTACCACAATCGCAGCTGGAATACTCTTTTGGGGTACATCAGAACCAATTTGGCATTTAGCTTATCCTCCAGAATCTCTAGGCATAGAACCTATGTCTAATCAAGCAGCAAAGTTTGCAATGGAGACGATGTATCTGCATTGGACGTTTATACCCTATGCTATTTACGCAGTTCCAACTATCGTGTTTGCTTTTGCATATTATAATATGAAGCGTTCGTTCAGTGTAGGATCTCAAATATCACCCCTAGTATCTGAAAACAAGCAAAAAAAACTTAGCGTGATTATAGACGCAGTAGTATTGTTTACCGTGGCAGCTGGTATTTCATCTTCTTTAGGGACAGCTATACTTAATATGGGTGGTGGATTGAACGCAGTTTTTGGAGTAGAAAACGGAAAGACTTTGTGGATATTTTTAACGATAATCGCAACGCTAGTTTTCATGATATCTTCAGGAACAGGTTTGATGAGAGGAATTAAGTATTTGTCGGATGCCAATATGTATATCTACTATCTAATACTGAGCATATTGTTATTTATAGGTCCAACTGCCTATTATGCAGGGTTAGGAACAGAAGCATTTGGCGGGTTTTTAGACGGTATTTTTAGCAAAGCAATGTTCACGGGAACTTCATCAGGTGATACGTGGGCATCATCTTGGACGATGTTTTATTGGTCAAATTGGCTGGCATGGGCACCTGTAAGTGCTGTTTTTTTAGCTAGAATTTCATATGGATATAAGATTAAAGACGTCATTGTGATTAATTTCATAGCACCTAGTATTTTTAGCGTTTTATGGATGACGATAATTTCGGGTACAGCTCTTAATTTCCAGTTAACAGGTAGGGTAGATGTACTCGGCAAAATGAATGAACTTGGTTCAGAAGCAGCAGTATACGCAGTTCTGGGGGAATTACCTTTTTCAGGGATGTTGAGCATATTGTTCCTGGTTGCTATATTTATTTCCTTTATAACTGCAACAGATTCAACTACAAATGCTATGGCTAGCATATGCACAACCGGAATAAAAGGTGGTGAAGAAGAGGCGCCTTTATTCATAAAAATAATTTGGGGAAGTACAGTCGGGCTAGTAGCATTAGTATTCATATCGACACTGGGAATTGATGGAATCAGAATGATGTCATACTTAGGTGGTTTCCCCGCACTTTTCTTGGGAATATTTACGATTTTATCGCTATTTGTTATTATTCAAAATCCATGTAAATTTGATAAATATGCAAAAGTAGATATAGACAAGGAGAAGTATAATGAATAA
- a CDS encoding Fic family protein, producing the protein MKTGRNWSIPADAVKPADAREISKKNYIGLDFDFSYIDLLKESIDENRPFTKGLGNSLKEKLIVEWTYNSNAIEGNTLTLSETKVVLEGITVGGKSMREHLEAINHREAILFVEDLIANKEPLSEWNIKNIHALIIKEIDNTNAGKYRTENVVISGARHMPPKHYEVGDLMQKLIAEYQKEWKEFHPIVRATLIHGEFVKIHPFIDGNGRTSRLLLNFELMKNGYPPIIIKNEDRARYYDVLDMAHTTMNYEPFIKLVSELVIESEILWLSLLD; encoded by the coding sequence ATGAAAACTGGTCGAAATTGGTCTATCCCTGCTGATGCTGTCAAACCTGCAGACGCAAGGGAAATAAGCAAGAAAAACTACATTGGATTGGATTTTGACTTCAGTTATATAGATTTACTTAAGGAATCTATCGACGAGAATAGACCTTTTACCAAAGGACTAGGCAATTCGCTAAAAGAGAAACTTATTGTTGAATGGACTTATAACAGTAATGCCATAGAGGGGAATACTCTGACATTGTCAGAGACCAAAGTTGTTCTTGAAGGAATTACCGTTGGTGGGAAAAGCATGAGGGAACATCTTGAAGCAATTAACCATCGTGAAGCTATCCTTTTTGTAGAAGACTTAATTGCCAATAAGGAACCGCTTTCTGAATGGAATATCAAGAATATCCATGCATTGATAATAAAAGAAATAGACAATACAAATGCTGGTAAATATCGCACTGAAAATGTTGTAATCAGCGGAGCAAGACATATGCCGCCGAAGCATTATGAAGTTGGAGATTTGATGCAAAAGCTTATTGCGGAATATCAGAAGGAATGGAAAGAATTTCATCCTATTGTTAGAGCAACACTGATTCATGGAGAGTTTGTAAAAATTCATCCATTTATAGACGGGAATGGAAGGACCTCCAGGTTGCTTCTCAATTTCGAATTGATGAAAAATGGATACCCTCCTATCATAATAAAGAATGAGGATCGCGCCAGATACTATGATGTTCTAGATATGGCACATACCACCATGAATTATGAGCCTTTCATAAAACTGGTATCAGAACTGGTTATAGAGTCAGAAATACTATGGTTATCTTTGTTAGATTAA
- a CDS encoding HD domain-containing phosphohydrolase gives MGKKLSDLVNQKLSRLFIGFSKLFLGASRNKPNQEEKKDLGYYKNEAFHKLAILFITIGLFPICYGAYMFFRKNNIIAGVLELLSYLVVLILLLSSRINIMKKRCVFVLSIFLLGLMLLFIAGPMGAGLVVIFSTFGLAAFLLNKRQSIIFIYISLLAFIVISVFLYIGLLDNLAIYQYRDSWYIVAISTQCMGTLFVLIINNLFNNIENLIEEIEKSVKTTAESERSKSVLISNLPGMAYRCNYTRDWTMQFVSDGCIKLTGYPPESLIENRDISFNSLMTPECRGPLWREWERILAKRLPFEYEYEITTASGERKWVLELGEGVYDIHGEVEALEGIILDISDRKKSQEETKRLLERTHSMINNHDAVMLLVEPETGEIIEANPSASSFYGYSKEELLKMTVRDINAMDQEKAAEMRLKALNGGQKYSAVPHHLKSGEIKTVDAYISPIDYDDQRVLFAIIFDVTEREIIAKKNEFLANHDYLTGLYNRRFFDEEFERRVIRGDVPIALLLGNIDGFKNFNDAFGRSKGDEVLKEMANRLAALIFDGGVLARVGGDEFAILVSGKNEDEIRRCLDTLTREFDKDLGDSRKDELLTISWGYGIQMNEDDTLDDLHRQAEAFMNNRKFYNTNSLRSKTVNVIMETLFMKSEREKKHSERVGKLCETIARKMSLSKPEVDKIRVAGLLHDIGKIGIEESILNKVGKLDAKEWEMMKFHPAKGASILAKTIEYNDIAEIVLSHHERYDGKGYPNGLTGTEIPIMARIVAISDAYDAMTELRTYRTPFSKEEAIAELKRCSGTQFDPEIVLVFINVVMGMEKTD, from the coding sequence ATGGGAAAAAAACTCAGTGATTTAGTTAATCAAAAATTATCTCGGCTCTTTATAGGCTTTTCTAAGCTATTTCTGGGGGCATCACGTAATAAACCTAATCAAGAAGAAAAAAAAGACTTAGGATACTATAAAAATGAAGCATTTCATAAACTTGCAATACTTTTTATTACCATTGGTCTATTTCCGATATGTTATGGAGCTTATATGTTTTTTAGGAAAAATAATATCATAGCTGGAGTCTTAGAATTACTGTCATATCTCGTTGTTTTGATATTACTATTAAGCAGTCGAATTAACATAATGAAAAAGAGATGTGTTTTCGTTCTATCCATTTTCTTATTAGGTTTAATGCTGTTATTTATCGCCGGACCAATGGGGGCAGGACTAGTTGTAATATTTTCAACATTTGGACTAGCTGCTTTCTTGCTGAATAAAAGACAAAGCATAATTTTTATTTATATTAGCTTATTAGCATTTATAGTTATTTCTGTGTTTCTTTATATAGGGCTTCTAGATAACTTGGCAATATATCAATACAGGGATTCATGGTACATAGTTGCTATTTCAACTCAATGCATGGGCACCTTATTTGTATTGATCATTAATAATCTTTTTAACAACATTGAAAACCTAATAGAAGAGATTGAAAAGAGTGTAAAAACAACTGCCGAAAGTGAACGCAGCAAATCCGTTCTTATATCAAATCTTCCGGGTATGGCATACAGGTGTAATTATACCAGAGATTGGACTATGCAATTTGTTTCTGACGGTTGCATAAAGTTGACTGGTTATCCCCCTGAAAGCCTTATTGAAAATAGGGACATATCTTTTAATTCATTGATGACTCCTGAATGTCGGGGACCCTTGTGGAGAGAGTGGGAGCGTATTCTTGCCAAGAGACTGCCATTTGAATATGAATATGAGATCACGACAGCTAGCGGAGAACGAAAATGGGTCTTGGAGTTGGGCGAGGGGGTATATGACATACATGGTGAAGTCGAGGCTCTGGAAGGAATCATTCTAGACATTTCAGATCGAAAAAAGTCTCAAGAAGAAACAAAACGTTTGCTTGAGCGCACCCATTCAATGATTAATAATCATGATGCTGTGATGCTTCTTGTTGAGCCGGAAACTGGAGAAATAATAGAAGCGAATCCCTCTGCCAGCAGTTTTTATGGGTATTCCAAAGAGGAACTCTTGAAGATGACAGTGCGGGATATAAACGCAATGGATCAGGAAAAAGCCGCGGAGATGCGTCTGAAAGCATTAAATGGAGGGCAGAAATATTCTGCTGTTCCACATCACTTAAAAAGCGGAGAGATTAAAACGGTGGATGCGTACATCAGCCCCATAGACTACGATGATCAAAGAGTTTTGTTCGCAATCATATTCGATGTGACAGAGAGAGAAATAATTGCAAAAAAGAACGAATTTTTAGCAAACCATGATTATCTTACTGGACTATATAACAGAAGATTTTTTGATGAGGAGTTTGAGCGGAGAGTTATACGAGGAGATGTGCCTATTGCTTTGTTGTTAGGTAATATAGATGGATTTAAAAACTTTAATGACGCATTCGGACGTTCCAAAGGTGACGAAGTTTTAAAAGAGATGGCAAATAGATTAGCAGCACTTATCTTTGATGGTGGCGTACTTGCTCGTGTTGGTGGTGACGAATTTGCCATATTAGTGTCGGGCAAAAACGAAGATGAAATCAGGAGGTGTTTAGACACACTGACTAGAGAATTTGATAAAGATCTTGGGGATTCAAGGAAAGATGAGCTTCTTACTATTTCATGGGGTTATGGAATCCAAATGAACGAGGATGATACATTGGATGACCTTCATAGACAAGCTGAAGCATTTATGAACAACAGAAAGTTCTATAATACAAACAGTCTCAGAAGCAAAACTGTCAACGTGATTATGGAAACTCTATTTATGAAAAGCGAAAGAGAGAAAAAACACTCTGAGCGTGTCGGAAAACTTTGTGAGACAATCGCCCGGAAAATGAGTTTGAGTAAACCGGAAGTGGATAAAATTAGAGTTGCAGGACTTTTACATGACATCGGTAAAATCGGTATTGAAGAATCTATTCTTAACAAAGTGGGCAAGCTTGACGCAAAAGAATGGGAAATGATGAAGTTTCATCCGGCAAAAGGTGCTTCAATTCTTGCAAAAACAATCGAATATAATGATATAGCGGAAATAGTGCTATCACATCACGAACGGTATGATGGGAAAGGTTATCCGAATGGATTAACAGGCACAGAAATACCTATAATGGCGCGAATAGTTGCTATCAGCGATGCATATGACGCAATGACAGAACTAAGAACCTATCGTACACCATTTAGTAAAGAAGAAGCCATCGCAGAGTTGAAAAGGTGTTCAGGTACTCAGTTTGATCCTGAAATTGTACTAGTTTTCATAAATGTGGTTATGGGAATGGAGAAAACAGATTGA
- a CDS encoding transposase: MSKRRRFIPEEKAKIVLELLSGEHTIAELTAKYDVNANQLEKWGKEFINNADVAFGKENSKET, encoded by the coding sequence ATGAGCAAAAGAAGACGATTCATACCCGAAGAAAAAGCCAAGATTGTACTGGAACTGCTTTCTGGCGAGCATACCATAGCAGAATTGACTGCCAAATACGATGTGAATGCAAACCAGCTTGAAAAATGGGGAAAAGAATTCATAAACAATGCAGACGTAGCCTTTGGAAAAGAAAACAGCAAAGAAACCTAA
- a CDS encoding sensor domain-containing diguanylate cyclase, which produces MLTKKRISIISLLIIVLPAFIYLYLNNFRTELIINGDLHFYYVIFSSAIAILVGLASYLEYKKNKVEKIFYISIGFIGVGVFYTFHALVTPNMTFGQFFEFPDMISNISAFVLFGDLSRFWLALMMFVPDNMFEQRYQIKKYFNGYVLLILFIILSGSVYFGLLTPEIFPVFKNDDLTDTNLAIITKVATLLFLGINSLKYYYSYKAKQNITILSFIIGLCLIMETVIIFMISKPWSSNWWLAHNLFLMSYIVIGLGVLYSYFDKQKYEYFDVLGQINRYTKLLEEKNIKLNQLANYDALTGLSNRSHFITTTEEYIKKASIENTTFALMFIDLDHFKTINDKYGHQVGDELLKIISKKIISIIKSNDMAARIGGDEFLLLLKNVSRIEIDAISKRILERLTEPMVIDGNTCRVGASIGISIFPDNGNTIDELISKSDEAMYRVKKEGRNNYMILSQQKKNPNPGHQI; this is translated from the coding sequence ATGTTAACAAAAAAAAGAATCAGCATCATATCATTATTGATAATTGTACTTCCTGCATTTATCTATTTATATTTGAATAATTTTAGAACTGAGCTAATAATTAATGGAGATTTACACTTTTATTATGTGATTTTCAGTTCAGCGATAGCAATTTTAGTTGGATTAGCATCATATCTCGAGTATAAAAAAAATAAGGTCGAAAAAATATTTTACATTTCTATTGGATTTATTGGAGTAGGCGTGTTTTACACATTTCATGCCTTAGTTACACCTAATATGACTTTCGGGCAATTTTTTGAATTTCCTGATATGATTAGTAATATCAGTGCTTTTGTTTTGTTTGGAGACTTGAGTAGGTTCTGGTTGGCATTGATGATGTTTGTCCCAGATAATATGTTTGAACAAAGATATCAAATCAAAAAATATTTCAATGGTTATGTTTTGTTAATATTGTTTATTATTTTGTCTGGGTCAGTATATTTTGGTTTATTAACTCCAGAAATATTTCCTGTTTTCAAAAACGATGACCTAACAGATACTAATTTAGCTATTATTACAAAGGTTGCAACACTACTGTTTTTGGGTATAAATTCCTTAAAATACTATTATTCATATAAAGCAAAACAAAATATTACCATTCTTTCATTCATCATTGGTTTGTGTCTTATTATGGAAACAGTAATTATATTTATGATTTCCAAGCCTTGGAGTTCAAACTGGTGGTTAGCACATAACTTGTTTTTGATGAGTTACATAGTAATAGGATTAGGAGTTTTGTATAGTTATTTTGATAAACAAAAGTACGAATACTTTGATGTTCTTGGCCAGATAAACAGATACACTAAATTGCTGGAAGAAAAAAACATTAAATTAAATCAACTAGCTAACTATGACGCCCTAACAGGACTATCAAATAGAAGCCACTTTATAACTACAACTGAAGAATATATAAAAAAAGCAAGTATTGAAAATACTACTTTTGCACTTATGTTTATAGATCTAGATCATTTCAAAACAATAAACGATAAATATGGACATCAAGTTGGAGATGAATTATTAAAGATTATTTCTAAAAAGATTATTAGTATTATAAAATCGAACGATATGGCAGCAAGAATTGGTGGAGATGAGTTCTTGTTGCTGCTAAAAAATGTAAGCCGAATTGAAATTGACGCAATTTCTAAACGCATCCTTGAACGATTAACAGAACCGATGGTAATAGATGGAAATACTTGCAGAGTAGGTGCAAGTATTGGAATAAGCATTTTTCCGGATAATGGTAATACAATTGATGAACTTATTTCAAAAAGCGATGAAGCAATGTATAGAGTAAAAAAAGAAGGTAGAAATAATTATATGATTCTTTCACAGCAGAAAAAAAACCCAAATCCTGGACACCAGATTTAA